The following are encoded together in the Nocardioides okcheonensis genome:
- a CDS encoding beta-propeller domain-containing protein, whose translation MARRALRRAATTFVAAGGLLAAGAVGYVLGQEPAPGDGPGSPPLALANADLTTPSDCDALLESFVERGLDLVGPWGWGGGPIMYEEQAGDAASGAPGAARSSEPTTSRAGTSGTGTNVQEAGVDESDVVKVSGSLLLRLRDGVLVAYDVAGTEPVEISSTPIDDARGNGWPGDPGGELVLVGGRAVVVGTSGDGLTSTITTVDLSDPTSPSVVDATTVRGRASAVRVHGDVVRVVLQDGLPELDFVQPDGTLGEVTARLRNRAVVRGTTLADWLPTVDGEPVVDCADVAVPRDGDLALGTTTVVALDPSAPTDWTTTAVATDTLVPYFSTDRFYLAATAATWWGGGDCMNCRFAPGGPGGTTPIFAFALDGSTTTYVASGEVEGTIADRWSMDAVGGSLRVAVGPSSETGDWNSVVTFREDGSALVEAGRVDDLGVGEQIQSVRWFDDLAIVVTFRQVDPLYAVDLTDPSAPRLLGVLKVPGFSDYLHPLGAHRLVGMGQDASARGVLRGAQAALFDVTDLTRPRQLDVVRYGPRTVAGAGTDPRQFTWLPDRRMVLTVVSRGWTGTTGWVSVLSLDDGSMSNRMIEVEHGTDVADVRLVPLASGEVAVVTGEDVAFLDL comes from the coding sequence ATGGCTCGCAGGGCTCTGCGCAGGGCGGCGACGACGTTCGTGGCGGCGGGCGGCCTGCTGGCCGCGGGCGCGGTCGGCTACGTCCTCGGCCAGGAACCCGCCCCCGGCGACGGTCCGGGATCGCCGCCCCTCGCGCTCGCCAACGCCGACCTGACCACGCCGTCGGACTGCGACGCGCTGCTCGAGTCGTTCGTCGAGCGCGGCCTCGACCTCGTCGGCCCGTGGGGCTGGGGAGGAGGCCCGATCATGTACGAGGAGCAGGCCGGCGACGCCGCCTCCGGAGCGCCCGGCGCGGCCCGGTCGTCGGAGCCGACCACCTCACGCGCGGGCACGAGCGGCACCGGCACCAACGTCCAGGAGGCAGGTGTCGACGAGTCCGACGTGGTGAAGGTGTCGGGCAGCCTGCTGCTGCGCCTGCGCGACGGCGTGCTCGTCGCGTACGACGTGGCCGGCACCGAGCCCGTCGAGATCTCCTCCACCCCGATCGACGACGCCCGCGGCAACGGGTGGCCCGGCGACCCCGGTGGCGAGCTGGTGCTCGTCGGCGGGCGCGCGGTGGTCGTCGGCACGTCCGGCGACGGCCTCACCTCGACGATCACGACCGTCGACCTGTCCGACCCGACGTCGCCCTCCGTCGTCGACGCGACGACGGTGCGCGGCCGCGCGAGCGCCGTGCGGGTGCACGGCGACGTGGTCCGGGTGGTGCTCCAGGACGGCCTGCCCGAGCTCGACTTCGTCCAGCCCGACGGCACGCTGGGCGAGGTCACCGCGCGGCTGCGCAACCGCGCGGTGGTGCGCGGGACCACCCTCGCCGACTGGCTGCCGACCGTCGACGGCGAGCCGGTCGTCGACTGCGCGGACGTGGCCGTCCCGCGGGACGGCGACCTCGCGCTCGGCACGACGACGGTCGTCGCGCTCGACCCGTCCGCGCCGACGGACTGGACGACGACGGCGGTCGCCACCGACACCCTGGTGCCCTACTTCTCGACCGACCGGTTCTACCTCGCGGCGACCGCGGCGACGTGGTGGGGCGGGGGTGACTGCATGAACTGCCGGTTCGCCCCCGGCGGCCCCGGCGGGACCACGCCGATCTTCGCGTTCGCCCTCGACGGCAGCACCACGACGTACGTCGCGTCCGGCGAGGTGGAGGGCACCATCGCCGACCGGTGGTCGATGGACGCGGTCGGCGGGTCGCTGCGGGTCGCCGTCGGACCCAGCAGCGAGACGGGCGACTGGAACTCGGTCGTCACCTTCCGCGAGGACGGCAGCGCGCTCGTCGAGGCAGGGCGGGTCGACGACCTCGGCGTGGGCGAGCAGATCCAGTCGGTGCGCTGGTTCGACGACCTCGCGATCGTGGTCACCTTCCGCCAGGTCGACCCGCTCTACGCCGTCGACCTCACCGACCCCTCCGCCCCGCGGCTGCTCGGCGTGCTCAAGGTGCCCGGCTTCTCCGACTACCTCCACCCGCTCGGCGCGCACCGCCTCGTCGGGATGGGACAGGACGCGTCCGCGCGCGGCGTGCTGAGGGGCGCGCAGGCCGCGCTCTTCGACGTCACCGACCTGACCCGCCCGCGCCAGCTCGACGTCGTCCGCTACGGGCCGCGCACCGTCGCCGGCGCCGGCACCGACCCGCGCCAGTTCACCTGGCTCCCGGACCGGCGGATGGTGCTCACCGTGGTCTCCCGCGGCTGGACCGGCACGACCGGCTGGGTCTCGGTGCTGTCGCTCGACGACGGGTCGATGAGCAACCGGATGATCGAGGTCGAGCACGGCACCGACGTGGCCGACGTACGCCTCGTCCCGCTCGCGTCGGGCGAGGTCGCGGTCGTCACCGGCGAGGACGTGGCGTTCCTCGACCTCTGA
- a CDS encoding DUF2277 domain-containing protein produces MCRNIRPLNNFEPPATRDEVTAAALQYVRKVAGTTKPSQANEEAFHAAVKEIAHITQHLLDDLVTTAPPKNREVEAEKARARARVRYGA; encoded by the coding sequence ATGTGCCGCAACATCCGCCCGCTCAACAACTTCGAGCCGCCGGCCACGCGCGACGAGGTCACCGCCGCCGCCCTGCAGTACGTCCGCAAGGTCGCCGGCACGACCAAGCCCTCGCAGGCCAACGAGGAGGCGTTCCACGCCGCGGTGAAGGAGATCGCCCACATCACCCAGCACCTCCTCGACGACCTCGTCACCACCGCGCCGCCGAAGAACCGCGAGGTCGAGGCCGAGAAGGCACGGGCCCGCGCGCGGGTCCGGTACGGCGCGTGA
- a CDS encoding Sir2 family NAD-dependent protein deacetylase, with protein MTLDRSAYDRLPAQVLDAVPAPSDVAVDEALDLLASRPLVVLTGAGLSTDSGIPDYRGPGAPTRAPMTYQEFVATPEAQQRYWARSHLGWQRMGRALPNDGHRALAALDPGLLITQNVDGLHEAAGSRQVVALHGRVSEVVCLGCRATSSRADLERELDALNPGWLERHGWVESRPDGDVDLDDTADFVVPRCGCGGPLKPHVVFFGENVPPDRVARCYAAVEALGTDGALLVAGSSLTVMSGLRFVKRAAAGGTPIVVVNRGATRGDPLATYKLEVGCSEFLGRLVRRSLNMSGRARPDMFSDPRPAGDR; from the coding sequence GTGACGCTCGACCGGTCGGCGTACGACCGCCTGCCGGCGCAGGTGCTGGACGCCGTCCCCGCGCCCTCCGACGTCGCGGTCGACGAGGCGCTCGACCTGCTCGCCTCGCGGCCGCTGGTCGTGCTGACCGGTGCCGGGCTGTCGACCGACTCGGGCATCCCCGACTACCGCGGGCCGGGGGCGCCGACCCGCGCGCCGATGACCTACCAGGAGTTCGTGGCGACGCCCGAGGCGCAGCAGCGCTACTGGGCGCGCAGCCACCTCGGCTGGCAGCGGATGGGACGGGCGCTGCCCAACGACGGCCACCGCGCGCTCGCCGCGCTCGACCCGGGGCTGCTGATCACCCAGAACGTCGACGGGCTGCACGAGGCCGCCGGCTCGCGGCAGGTCGTCGCGCTGCACGGCCGGGTCTCGGAGGTGGTCTGCCTCGGGTGCCGCGCGACGTCCTCGCGGGCCGACCTCGAGCGCGAGCTCGACGCGCTCAACCCCGGCTGGCTGGAGCGGCACGGCTGGGTCGAGTCACGCCCCGACGGCGACGTCGACCTCGACGACACGGCCGACTTCGTGGTGCCGCGCTGCGGCTGCGGCGGCCCGCTCAAGCCGCACGTGGTGTTCTTCGGCGAGAACGTCCCGCCGGACCGGGTCGCGCGCTGCTACGCCGCGGTGGAGGCGCTCGGCACCGACGGTGCGCTGCTGGTCGCGGGGTCGTCGCTGACGGTGATGAGCGGCCTGCGGTTCGTGAAGCGGGCCGCGGCCGGGGGCACGCCGATCGTCGTGGTGAACCGCGGCGCGACCCGCGGCGACCCGCTGGCGACGTACAAGCTCGAGGTGGGGTGCAGCGAGTTCCTCGGGCGACTTGTCAGGCGTTCGCTGAACATGTCAGGGCGTGCACGGCCTGACATGTTCAGCGATCCCCGGCCAGCCGGGGATCGCTGA
- a CDS encoding metal-dependent transcriptional regulator: protein MSDLIDTTEMYLRTIYELVEEGIVPLRARIAERLHQSGPTVSQTVARMERDGLLTVQGDRHLELTEEGLLLATRVMRKHRLAERLLTDVIGLDWELVHAEACRWEHVISETVERRLLELLDHPTESPYGNPIPGLDELGDQVSEAFMADVVSLSSAARPDEAMVHVRRISEEMQKDEELMGLLRRVGALPGRSVTIARTDEGILIGSGGESAELVPDAAEHIFVSR, encoded by the coding sequence GTGAGTGACCTCATCGACACCACCGAGATGTACCTCCGCACGATCTACGAGCTCGTGGAGGAGGGGATCGTTCCGTTGCGCGCCCGGATCGCCGAGCGGCTGCACCAGTCCGGCCCCACGGTGTCGCAGACGGTCGCCCGGATGGAGCGCGACGGACTGCTGACCGTGCAGGGCGACCGGCACCTCGAGCTGACCGAGGAGGGCCTGCTGCTCGCCACCCGCGTGATGCGCAAGCACCGCCTCGCCGAGCGCCTGCTCACCGACGTCATCGGCCTCGACTGGGAGCTCGTCCACGCCGAGGCGTGCCGCTGGGAGCACGTGATCTCCGAGACCGTCGAGCGCCGCCTGCTCGAGCTGCTCGACCACCCCACCGAGTCGCCCTACGGCAACCCGATCCCCGGCCTCGACGAGCTCGGCGACCAGGTGTCGGAGGCGTTCATGGCCGACGTCGTCTCGCTGTCGTCGGCCGCCCGTCCCGACGAGGCGATGGTGCACGTGCGCCGCATCTCCGAGGAGATGCAGAAGGACGAGGAGCTGATGGGGCTGCTGCGCCGCGTCGGCGCGCTCCCCGGTCGGTCTGTCACCATCGCCCGCACCGACGAGGGCATCCTGATCGGCTCCGGCGGGGAGAGCGCCGAGCTGGTCCCCGACGCCGCCGAGCACATCTTCGTGAGCCGCTGA
- a CDS encoding hotdog family protein, translated as MTDLIVPRRFCGPPDSGNGGWTAGALAALDVADSPADHADRWPAIEVSLRRPPPLDTPMLVTADDGVTTAWADGEAVATARRATADPVTVERVDPERAAAAEAAYPGLRFHPFPTCFACGTDREPGDGLRIFPGAVAREAGAGHESDATGDLVAATWTPDGSLAEDWHAYGDDLRRASLAATWAALDCIGGWAGDLTERLMVLGRMTARVDDLPVVGEPHVVVGEGRGQDGRKTFTAATLYDADGRVVATAEHTWIAVDPASFGGQRPTA; from the coding sequence GTGACCGATCTCATCGTCCCGCGCCGGTTCTGCGGGCCGCCCGACTCCGGCAACGGCGGTTGGACCGCCGGGGCCCTCGCCGCGCTCGACGTCGCCGACTCCCCCGCGGACCACGCCGACCGGTGGCCCGCCATCGAGGTGTCGCTGCGCCGGCCGCCGCCGCTGGACACCCCGATGCTCGTCACCGCCGACGACGGGGTGACCACCGCGTGGGCCGACGGCGAGGCCGTCGCGACCGCCCGCCGGGCGACCGCCGACCCGGTCACCGTCGAGCGGGTCGACCCGGAGCGCGCGGCGGCGGCCGAGGCCGCGTACCCGGGCCTGCGGTTCCACCCGTTCCCGACCTGCTTCGCGTGCGGCACCGACCGCGAGCCCGGCGACGGGCTGCGGATCTTCCCGGGTGCGGTCGCCCGGGAGGCCGGGGCCGGGCACGAGTCCGACGCGACGGGCGACCTGGTCGCGGCGACCTGGACCCCGGACGGGAGCCTCGCCGAGGACTGGCACGCCTACGGCGACGACCTGCGCCGCGCGTCCCTCGCGGCGACCTGGGCGGCGCTCGACTGCATCGGCGGCTGGGCCGGCGACCTCACCGAGCGGCTGATGGTGCTCGGCCGGATGACCGCCCGCGTCGACGACCTCCCGGTCGTGGGCGAGCCGCACGTCGTGGTCGGCGAGGGGCGCGGGCAGGACGGTCGCAAGACCTTCACGGCCGCGACCCTGTACGACGCCGACGGACGCGTCGTGGCGACGGCGGAGCACACCTGGATCGCCGTCGACCCCGCGTCGTTCGGCGGGCAGCGCCCGACGGCTTGA
- a CDS encoding glycoside hydrolase family 13 protein, which produces MADLNDPKTYWWRNAVVYQIYVRSFADSNGDGVGDLPGITSRLPHLADLGVDALWITPFYTSPQHDHGYDVADYRDIDPLFGQLSDADDLIARAHELGLRVVVDLVPNHTSSEHEWFQAALAAGPGSPERARYLFRDAPEGELPNNWSSVFGGPAWTQVDDGQWYLHLFDSTQPDLDWRNPEVPEMFEDVLRFWLDRGVDGFRVDVAHGLFKEASLRDQVVEEGEKTSSGQVNTDHSMVSLEIKDEPMWDQPEVHDVYRSWSRVLDEAGPDRMAVAEAWTQTPESMAKFVRPDELDQAFNFAWLLADWSAESFAEVITDTLAAVEPVGASPTWVLSNHDVVRHVTRYGGGTQGLARGRAATLTMLALPGSSYLYQGEELGLEQVDVAPEFRQDPSYLRTGEVGRDGCRVPMPWGGDAAPYAFGPGTAQPWLPQPEGWEDLTVEAQTGVDGSTLEFYRAALHARREFAWTAGDEVTLVDLGADVLAFTRGPLTVVLNCGDAPVELPEGELLLASGPLDGAKLPTDTAAWIRR; this is translated from the coding sequence ATGGCCGATTTGAACGATCCAAAGACGTACTGGTGGCGCAACGCCGTCGTGTACCAGATCTACGTGCGCAGCTTCGCGGACAGCAACGGTGACGGTGTGGGCGACCTGCCCGGCATCACCTCGCGACTGCCGCACCTCGCCGACCTCGGCGTCGACGCGTTGTGGATCACGCCGTTCTACACCTCGCCGCAGCACGACCACGGCTACGACGTCGCCGACTACCGCGACATCGACCCGCTGTTCGGTCAGCTGTCGGACGCCGACGACCTGATCGCCCGCGCCCACGAGCTGGGCCTGCGCGTCGTGGTGGACCTGGTGCCCAACCACACCTCGAGCGAGCACGAGTGGTTCCAGGCGGCGCTGGCCGCCGGCCCGGGCAGCCCCGAGCGCGCCCGCTACCTGTTCCGCGACGCCCCCGAGGGCGAGCTCCCCAACAACTGGAGCTCGGTCTTCGGCGGCCCGGCCTGGACCCAGGTCGACGACGGCCAGTGGTACCTCCACCTCTTCGACTCCACCCAGCCCGACCTCGACTGGCGCAACCCCGAGGTGCCGGAGATGTTCGAGGACGTCCTGCGCTTCTGGCTCGACCGGGGCGTCGACGGCTTCCGGGTCGACGTGGCCCACGGGCTGTTCAAGGAGGCCTCGCTGCGCGACCAGGTCGTCGAGGAGGGCGAGAAGACCTCGTCGGGCCAGGTCAACACCGACCACTCGATGGTCTCGCTCGAGATCAAGGACGAGCCGATGTGGGACCAGCCCGAGGTCCACGACGTCTACCGCTCGTGGAGCCGGGTGCTCGACGAGGCCGGCCCGGACCGGATGGCGGTCGCCGAGGCCTGGACGCAGACCCCGGAGTCGATGGCGAAGTTCGTGCGCCCCGACGAGCTCGACCAGGCGTTCAACTTCGCCTGGCTGCTGGCCGACTGGTCGGCCGAGTCGTTCGCCGAGGTCATCACCGACACCCTCGCCGCGGTCGAGCCGGTCGGCGCCTCGCCGACCTGGGTGCTCAGCAACCACGACGTCGTCCGCCACGTCACCCGCTACGGCGGCGGCACCCAGGGCCTGGCCCGCGGTCGGGCGGCGACGCTCACCATGCTGGCGCTGCCGGGCTCGAGCTACCTCTACCAGGGCGAGGAGCTCGGCCTCGAGCAGGTCGACGTCGCGCCGGAGTTCCGCCAGGACCCGTCCTACCTCCGCACCGGCGAGGTCGGCCGCGACGGCTGCCGCGTCCCGATGCCGTGGGGCGGGGACGCCGCGCCGTACGCCTTCGGCCCGGGCACCGCGCAGCCGTGGCTGCCCCAGCCCGAGGGCTGGGAGGACCTGACCGTCGAGGCGCAGACCGGCGTCGACGGCTCCACCCTGGAGTTCTACCGCGCCGCACTGCACGCCCGCCGCGAGTTCGCCTGGACGGCCGGCGACGAGGTGACGCTCGTCGACCTCGGCGCCGACGTGCTGGCCTTCACCCGCGGCCCGCTCACCGTGGTGCTCAACTGCGGCGACGCCCCGGTCGAGCTGCCCGAGGGCGAGCTGCTGCTGGCCAGCGGCCCGCTCGACGGCGCCAAGCTGCCGACCGACACGGCCGCCTGGATCCGCCGCTGA
- a CDS encoding MarR family winged helix-turn-helix transcriptional regulator produces the protein MSTASTTTTRNDDLRAIESEVASLIRRVKRVIAERAREVHPELHPMTYFILTHLATHGPLRGADLSDAFGMDKGGVSRQVQALVDLGLVERKPNAEDRRAILLDATDEGRERLEVMSQNRRDRFDERLADWSDADLRSFAQQLAAYNQALADD, from the coding sequence ATGAGCACAGCGAGCACGACAACCACGAGGAACGACGACCTGCGGGCGATCGAGTCCGAGGTCGCCAGCCTGATCCGCCGCGTGAAGCGGGTGATCGCCGAGCGGGCGCGTGAGGTCCACCCGGAGCTGCACCCGATGACGTACTTCATCCTCACCCACCTCGCGACCCACGGGCCGCTGCGCGGCGCCGACCTGTCGGACGCGTTCGGGATGGACAAGGGCGGCGTGAGCCGTCAGGTGCAGGCGCTGGTCGACCTCGGCCTGGTCGAGCGCAAGCCCAACGCCGAGGACCGGCGCGCGATCCTGCTGGACGCGACCGACGAGGGCCGCGAGCGGCTCGAGGTGATGAGCCAGAACCGCCGGGACCGGTTCGACGAGCGGCTGGCCGACTGGTCCGACGCGGACCTGCGGTCGTTCGCCCAGCAGCTGGCGGCCTACAACCAGGCCCTCGCGGACGACTGA
- a CDS encoding MDR family MFS transporter, with protein sequence MTQAPPVSAEQAGEMTHRQVLEALSGLLLAMFVAMLSSTIVSNALPTIVDDLEGSQTGYTWIVVATMLAMTATTPIWGKFADLFDKKMLVQSALVIFSAGSLIAGFAPSMEVLIGARVVQGLGVGGLTALVQVVIASMVSPRERGRYSGYIGAVFALATVSGPLVGGVLVDTVGWRWCFFAGLPVAVLAFVVLQKTLRLPVVKRDVSIDYLGAFLLVGGVSILLVWVSLGGINFDWISVTSGLLVLGAVAVIAAAIHVEANVAKDPVIPLRLFKDRTLTLATIASVLIGVAMFGSTVYLSLYFQQAKNMSPTEAGLMSICMVGGLLVSSITSGRIISDTGVWKRWLVGGMVAVIAGLALLSTIDADTPLWRTGIFMAVLGLGLGATMQNLVLAVQNTIALADMGAGSSVVAFFRSLGGSVGIAALGAVLAHQVSASVKTGLGELVAANPALADKVAHQTGGVPDVSTMPAPIRAIFESAYGDATGHIFLVALPFAIGALVAVLFIKEVPLRTSVQREDELVGEVAPATPQQG encoded by the coding sequence GTGACCCAGGCTCCCCCCGTCTCCGCCGAGCAGGCCGGAGAGATGACCCACCGCCAGGTGCTCGAGGCCCTCAGCGGGCTCCTCCTCGCGATGTTCGTCGCCATGCTGTCCAGCACCATCGTCAGCAACGCGCTGCCGACCATCGTCGACGACCTCGAGGGCAGCCAGACCGGCTACACCTGGATCGTCGTCGCGACCATGCTCGCGATGACCGCGACCACGCCCATCTGGGGCAAGTTCGCCGACCTCTTCGACAAGAAGATGCTCGTCCAGTCGGCGCTCGTCATCTTCTCGGCCGGATCGCTGATCGCCGGTTTCGCGCCGTCGATGGAGGTGCTGATCGGCGCCCGCGTCGTGCAGGGCCTCGGCGTCGGCGGCCTCACCGCGCTGGTGCAGGTCGTCATCGCCTCGATGGTCTCCCCGCGCGAGCGCGGCCGCTACAGCGGCTACATCGGCGCGGTCTTCGCCCTCGCCACGGTCAGCGGCCCGCTCGTGGGTGGCGTCCTCGTCGACACGGTCGGCTGGCGCTGGTGCTTCTTCGCCGGCCTCCCGGTCGCCGTGCTCGCCTTCGTCGTGCTGCAGAAGACCCTGCGCCTGCCGGTGGTCAAGCGTGACGTGAGCATCGACTACCTCGGCGCCTTCCTGCTCGTCGGTGGCGTCTCGATCCTGCTGGTGTGGGTCTCGCTCGGCGGCATCAACTTCGACTGGATCTCCGTCACCAGCGGACTGCTCGTCCTCGGCGCCGTCGCCGTGATCGCCGCGGCGATCCACGTCGAGGCCAACGTGGCCAAGGACCCGGTCATCCCGCTGCGCCTGTTCAAGGACCGCACGCTGACCCTCGCCACCATCGCCTCGGTGCTGATCGGCGTCGCGATGTTCGGCTCGACGGTCTACCTCAGCCTCTACTTCCAGCAGGCGAAGAACATGAGCCCGACCGAGGCCGGCCTGATGTCGATCTGCATGGTCGGCGGCCTGCTCGTCTCGAGCATCACCAGTGGTCGGATCATCTCCGACACCGGCGTGTGGAAGCGCTGGCTGGTCGGCGGCATGGTGGCCGTCATCGCCGGCCTCGCGCTGCTCTCCACGATCGACGCGGACACCCCGCTGTGGCGTACCGGCATCTTCATGGCGGTCCTCGGCCTCGGCCTCGGCGCCACGATGCAGAACCTCGTGCTGGCCGTGCAGAACACCATCGCGCTGGCCGACATGGGCGCCGGCTCGTCCGTCGTCGCGTTCTTCCGCTCGCTCGGCGGCTCCGTCGGGATCGCCGCGCTCGGCGCGGTGCTGGCCCACCAGGTCTCCGCCTCGGTGAAGACCGGCCTCGGCGAGCTGGTCGCGGCGAACCCCGCGCTGGCCGACAAGGTCGCGCACCAGACCGGCGGCGTCCCCGACGTCTCGACCATGCCCGCCCCGATCCGTGCGATCTTCGAGAGCGCGTACGGCGACGCGACCGGCCACATCTTCCTCGTGGCCCTGCCCTTCGCGATCGGCGCGCTCGTCGCAGTGCTCTTCATCAAGGAGGTGCCGCTGCGGACCTCGGTCCAGCGCGAGGACGAGCTGGTCGGCGAGGTCGCCCCGGCCACCCCGCAGCAGGGATGA
- a CDS encoding ABC transporter ATP-binding protein — MSTTEKPGQLKETERVQSGASGPGRGPMGGGMIGQKADTFWPSTRRLLARLRPERHKAYAVVALTLVSVVAMAVGPKILGRATDLIFAGLLGRQALGDGATQEQAIEALRAQGEDRQADMLASMDLTDGVDFSAVADVLLLVLAVYVAASLLAWLAGYLLNDVVQGTVLRMRAEVEDKVHRLPLGYFDKQPRGELLSRVTNDIDNVSQTLQQTMSQMLNSLLTVLAVLAMMFWISPVLALVALVSVPVTMVVTGAVMKRSQGMFIQQWRRTGTLNAHIEETFSGHAVVKVFGRQAEAERVFAEQNEELYQASYGAQFVSGLIMPIMMFVGNLNYVVIAVLGGLRVASGTMSLGDVQAFIQYTRQFTQPLTQVASMLNLLQSGVASAERVFELLDAPEESADATGRPAADAHGEVRFEDVSFSYDPERPLIEGLSLVARPGSTVAIVGPTGAGKTTMVNLVMRFYDPQSGRITIDGVDITSIPRGVLRSRIGMVLQDTWLFAGTIRDNIAYGRPDATEEQVLEAARATFVDRFVHSLPDGYDTVIDEDGSNLSAGERQLVTIARAFLSDPALLILDEATSSVDTRTELLLQQAMAALRSDRTSFVIAHRLSTIRDADLILVMEDGSIVEQGSHDELLARDGAYARLHRSQFESAPVA, encoded by the coding sequence ATGAGCACCACCGAGAAGCCCGGCCAGCTGAAGGAGACCGAGCGGGTCCAGTCCGGCGCCAGCGGCCCGGGCCGGGGCCCGATGGGCGGCGGGATGATCGGCCAGAAGGCCGACACCTTCTGGCCCTCGACCCGGCGGCTGCTCGCCCGGCTGCGGCCCGAGCGGCACAAGGCGTACGCCGTGGTCGCGCTGACCCTCGTCAGCGTGGTCGCGATGGCGGTCGGCCCGAAGATCCTGGGCCGTGCCACCGACCTGATCTTCGCCGGCCTGCTCGGCCGGCAGGCGCTGGGCGACGGCGCCACCCAGGAGCAGGCGATCGAGGCGCTGCGCGCGCAGGGGGAGGACCGCCAGGCCGACATGCTCGCCTCGATGGACCTCACCGACGGGGTGGACTTCTCCGCCGTCGCCGACGTCCTGCTGCTGGTGCTCGCGGTCTACGTCGCCGCCTCCCTGCTCGCGTGGCTCGCCGGCTACCTCCTCAACGACGTCGTGCAGGGCACGGTGCTGCGGATGCGCGCCGAGGTCGAGGACAAGGTCCACCGGCTGCCGCTGGGCTACTTCGACAAGCAGCCGCGCGGCGAGCTGCTCAGCCGGGTCACCAACGACATCGACAACGTCAGCCAGACCCTCCAGCAGACGATGAGCCAGATGCTCAACTCGCTGCTGACGGTCCTCGCGGTGCTCGCGATGATGTTCTGGATCTCGCCGGTGCTCGCCCTGGTCGCGCTGGTCTCGGTGCCGGTCACCATGGTCGTCACCGGCGCGGTGATGAAGCGCTCGCAGGGCATGTTCATCCAGCAGTGGCGACGCACCGGCACCCTCAACGCGCACATCGAGGAGACGTTCTCCGGCCACGCGGTCGTCAAGGTCTTCGGGCGCCAGGCCGAGGCCGAGCGGGTCTTCGCCGAGCAGAACGAGGAGCTCTACCAGGCGTCCTACGGCGCGCAGTTCGTGAGCGGCCTGATCATGCCGATCATGATGTTCGTCGGGAACCTCAACTACGTCGTGATCGCGGTCCTCGGCGGCCTCCGCGTCGCGAGCGGGACGATGTCGCTGGGCGACGTGCAGGCGTTCATCCAGTACACCCGGCAGTTCACCCAGCCGCTGACCCAGGTCGCGTCGATGCTCAACCTGCTGCAGTCCGGCGTCGCGTCGGCCGAGCGGGTCTTCGAGCTCCTCGACGCCCCGGAGGAGAGCGCCGACGCCACCGGCCGCCCGGCGGCCGACGCGCACGGCGAGGTCCGCTTCGAGGACGTCTCGTTCTCCTACGACCCCGAGCGCCCGCTCATCGAGGGCCTGTCGCTCGTCGCCCGTCCGGGCAGCACCGTCGCCATCGTCGGGCCCACGGGCGCCGGCAAGACCACGATGGTCAACCTGGTGATGCGGTTCTACGACCCGCAGTCCGGGCGGATCACCATCGACGGCGTCGACATCACCTCGATCCCGCGCGGCGTGCTGCGCAGCAGGATCGGGATGGTGCTGCAGGACACCTGGCTGTTCGCCGGCACCATCCGCGACAACATCGCCTACGGTCGCCCCGACGCCACCGAGGAGCAGGTGCTGGAGGCGGCCCGGGCGACGTTCGTCGACCGGTTCGTGCACTCGCTGCCCGACGGCTACGACACCGTCATCGACGAGGACGGCTCCAACCTCTCGGCCGGCGAACGCCAGCTGGTGACCATCGCCCGCGCCTTCCTGTCCGACCCGGCTCTGCTGATCCTCGACGAGGCGACCTCGTCGGTCGACACCCGCACCGAGCTGCTGCTCCAACAGGCGATGGCGGCGCTGCGCTCGGACCGGACCTCGTTCGTGATCGCCCACCGCCTCTCCACGATCCGCGACGCCGACCTGATCCTGGTGATGGAGGACGGCTCGATCGTCGAGCAGGGCTCCCACGACGAGCTGCTCGCGCGCGACGGGGCGTACGCCCGGCTGCACCGCTCGCAGTTCGAGTCGGCGCCGGTCGCCTGA